One Actinomyces respiraculi DNA window includes the following coding sequences:
- a CDS encoding glycoside hydrolase family 43 protein → MRNTLPILPGYYPAPSVCRVGDAFWLVSSSFESPRPAGPPIH, encoded by the coding sequence ATGCGCAACACCCTGCCCATCCTGCCGGGTTACTACCCCGCCCCCTCGGTCTGCCGCGTCGGGGACGCCTTCTGGCTCGTGAGCTCCAGCTTCGAGTCCCCCCGCCCTGCCGGTCCACCGATCCACTGA